Proteins encoded together in one Streptomyces sp. B1I3 window:
- a CDS encoding polyprenyl synthetase family protein, with protein sequence MTVVGPFGLRVRDQALEADVQAGLAAVEAGLLDATKSDVPFITEAAQHLVSAGGKRFRPLLVMLASQFGDPDAPGIVPAAVVVELTHLATLYHDDVMDEADVRRGVDSANTRWGNSVAVLTGDFLFARASHILADLGPEAVRVQAEAFERLVTGQILETAGPRDGRDPVDHYMDVLGGKTGSLVAVSGRFGAMMAGADESVVDILTQYGERLGIAFQLADDVLDIASDSHESGKTPGTDLREGIPTLPVLHLRAQAAAEGKPDDLELVELLDGDLADDDRLATALSRLRAHPALEQARRDTVRYAQEARATLAPLPECYAKAALEELCDAVVHRAG encoded by the coding sequence GTGACCGTCGTCGGGCCGTTCGGACTGCGCGTGCGGGACCAGGCTCTTGAGGCCGATGTCCAAGCCGGTTTGGCCGCTGTCGAGGCGGGGCTGCTGGACGCCACCAAAAGCGACGTCCCGTTCATCACGGAGGCCGCGCAGCACCTCGTCAGCGCGGGAGGCAAGCGGTTCCGTCCGCTGCTCGTGATGCTGGCCTCCCAGTTCGGGGACCCCGACGCGCCGGGGATCGTGCCCGCGGCCGTGGTGGTCGAACTGACGCACCTGGCCACGCTGTACCACGACGACGTGATGGACGAGGCGGACGTGCGCCGCGGGGTGGACAGCGCGAACACCCGCTGGGGCAACTCCGTCGCCGTGCTGACGGGCGACTTCCTCTTCGCCCGCGCCTCGCACATCCTGGCCGACCTCGGCCCCGAGGCCGTCCGCGTCCAGGCCGAGGCGTTCGAACGCCTGGTCACCGGGCAGATCCTGGAGACGGCCGGCCCGCGCGACGGCCGGGACCCGGTCGACCACTACATGGACGTGCTGGGCGGCAAGACCGGCTCCCTGGTCGCCGTCTCCGGCCGCTTCGGCGCCATGATGGCGGGGGCCGACGAATCGGTCGTCGACATCCTCACCCAGTACGGCGAACGGCTCGGCATCGCCTTCCAGCTCGCCGACGACGTACTGGACATCGCCTCCGACTCGCACGAGTCCGGCAAGACACCCGGCACCGACCTGCGTGAGGGGATCCCCACGCTCCCGGTCCTCCACCTGCGCGCGCAGGCGGCGGCCGAGGGCAAGCCGGACGACCTCGAGCTCGTGGAGCTGCTGGACGGCGACCTCGCCGACGACGACCGGCTCGCCACGGCCCTGAGCCGTCTCCGCGCGCACCCGGCACTGGAGCAGGCCCGGCGGGACACCGTCCGTTACGCACAGGAGGCGAGGGCCACCCTGGCGCCCCTCCCCGAGTGCTACGCGAAGGCCGCGCTCGAAGAGCTGTGCGATGCCGTGGTGCACCGCGCGGGCTGA
- a CDS encoding GPP34 family phosphoprotein has product MTTPAPTLPEELLLLALDPVRGKPYCRGRFLEYGIAGAALAELELQGRIAEKRGRVVVVNPLDPPDPLLAVFLRSLPPPGKGRFGSGVSARRWVRQSGRRAEGLYLDALVERGVLRRETHRFLGLFPYHRHPAGSASPAEEVRQRFDASRAAGHPDRRSRLLAALGAAVELPSVVRHGDRRTRAAVRALAREEWPAAAVHRNVRQDKAAQAGGGDGGGGGDGGGGGGD; this is encoded by the coding sequence GTGACCACCCCCGCGCCCACGCTCCCCGAGGAGCTGCTGCTGCTCGCCCTGGATCCCGTACGCGGCAAGCCGTACTGCCGCGGCCGGTTCCTGGAGTACGGAATCGCCGGGGCCGCGCTGGCGGAGCTGGAGCTCCAGGGCCGGATCGCCGAGAAGCGCGGCCGGGTGGTGGTCGTCAATCCGCTCGACCCGCCGGACCCGCTGCTCGCGGTGTTCCTGCGCAGCCTCCCGCCACCCGGTAAGGGCCGATTCGGCTCGGGGGTGTCGGCGCGGCGCTGGGTGCGGCAGTCGGGGCGGCGTGCCGAAGGGCTCTACCTGGACGCGCTCGTGGAGCGCGGTGTGCTGCGCAGGGAGACCCACCGCTTCCTCGGCCTGTTCCCGTACCACCGCCACCCGGCGGGCTCCGCCTCGCCCGCGGAGGAGGTGCGGCAACGCTTCGATGCCTCCCGTGCGGCGGGTCATCCCGACCGCCGCAGCCGGCTGCTCGCGGCTCTGGGCGCGGCGGTCGAGCTGCCGTCGGTGGTGAGGCACGGTGACCGCCGCACGCGCGCGGCGGTGCGGGCCCTGGCCCGTGAGGAGTGGCCGGCGGCGGCCGTGCACCGCAACGTGCGCCAGGACAAGGCCGCCCAGGCCGGTGGCGGAGACGGCGGCGGAGGCGGAGACGGCGGCGGGGGCGGCGGCGACTGA
- a CDS encoding GntR family transcriptional regulator — MPAERTREHTVPVAAARRRRLRADHARLLADLLRHQLRTGGFPGGVLPFEDAIGSDYRVSRNTVRQALDLLRAEGLVERQPGVGTVVVGEKYPHRLDRLQGLAETLRGHGRVTNEVRTVGPVPAPGPVARRLHIAEHTDVLYIERRRLLNGLPLSLDLTYVPLDLGTGLLGCDLENTDVFRLLESLAGQPLGTAEITMEAVNADAHSAAVLEVPQGSAVLMLERLTHLDDGRPVDLEFIRFRGDRISMSGLLHRSD, encoded by the coding sequence ATGCCAGCCGAACGCACCCGTGAGCACACCGTGCCCGTCGCCGCCGCCCGTCGGCGCCGGCTGCGCGCGGACCATGCCCGGCTGCTGGCCGACCTGCTGCGCCATCAGCTGCGCACCGGCGGCTTCCCGGGGGGTGTGCTGCCCTTCGAGGACGCGATCGGCAGCGACTACCGCGTCTCGCGCAACACCGTCCGCCAGGCCCTGGATCTGCTGCGCGCCGAGGGTCTGGTGGAACGTCAGCCCGGCGTCGGCACCGTCGTCGTCGGCGAGAAGTACCCGCACCGCCTCGACCGGCTCCAAGGGCTGGCCGAGACCCTCCGCGGACACGGCCGGGTCACCAACGAGGTCCGTACCGTCGGCCCCGTGCCGGCGCCGGGGCCCGTCGCACGGCGACTGCACATCGCGGAGCACACGGACGTGCTCTACATCGAGCGGCGGCGGCTGCTGAACGGGTTGCCGCTCTCCCTCGACCTCACCTACGTCCCCCTGGACCTCGGGACCGGCCTGCTCGGCTGCGACCTGGAGAACACCGACGTCTTCCGGCTGCTGGAGTCCCTCGCCGGGCAGCCGCTCGGCACCGCCGAGATCACCATGGAGGCCGTCAACGCCGACGCGCACTCCGCCGCCGTGCTGGAGGTCCCGCAGGGTTCCGCCGTCCTGATGCTGGAACGGCTCACCCACCTCGATGACGGCCGCCCCGTGGACCTGGAGTTCATCCGGTTCCGCGGCGACCGCATCAGCATGAGCGGCCTGCTGCACAGGTCCGACTGA
- a CDS encoding CocE/NonD family hydrolase, translating to MQIRTEFPYETTHEDLYIPLPDGTQLYARIWRPVTDEPVPALLEYLPYRLSDRTAPRDWQRHPWYAGHGYASVRVDVRGHGNSEGMPGDEYDATELADGVAVVHWLARQEWCSGRVGMFGISWGGFNSLQIAALAPEPLKAVVTVCSADDRYDNDVHYMGGSVLGVDMHAWAATMLAFVCRPPDPADVGDDWRDMWLGRLEAVEPFIHTWLAHQTRDDYWKHGSVCEDYGAVEASVLAVGGWHDPYRDTVLRLVEHLDPGKVRGLIGPWSHQYPDRGLPPGPAIGFLQETLRWWDQHLKDKDTGVMNEPLLRSWISGSHRPATAYETLPGRWVGDATWPSANVATVAYALQGGPQTVRSPQRTGLDAGRFVPFGNEADLPPDQRDEDAKSVCFEFPVEEAPIEILGRPRVRLRIRMDVPRGQAVARLCDVSPDGASTLVTCGVLNLSARHGRERCDDWPAGETEDVTFELNGIGHTFPPGHRIRLAVSSAYWPWIWPQAGSDGFTLEADGSLVELPVRRHTEDPAITFGEPEQSQPLNVVFPVTLDEQRPERLVVRDVAKGEWRLEVDPRYGGTRVHPDGLEYTEDAVETYTIQEDDPLSARARSDWTIRLHRPEMSWDVRIETRSETGADGNDFITSDEVVCKDGDEIVFHRTWEKRIPRTAG from the coding sequence ATGCAGATCCGCACCGAGTTCCCGTACGAGACGACCCACGAGGACCTCTACATCCCGTTGCCGGACGGCACCCAGCTGTACGCACGGATCTGGCGGCCGGTCACCGACGAACCCGTGCCCGCGCTGCTGGAGTACCTGCCGTACCGGCTGAGCGACCGGACGGCGCCGCGGGACTGGCAGCGCCATCCCTGGTACGCGGGTCACGGCTACGCCTCCGTACGCGTGGACGTGCGCGGGCACGGCAACAGCGAGGGGATGCCGGGCGACGAGTACGACGCGACCGAGCTGGCCGACGGGGTCGCCGTCGTGCACTGGCTCGCCCGGCAGGAGTGGTGCTCGGGCCGGGTCGGCATGTTCGGCATCTCCTGGGGCGGCTTCAACTCGCTGCAGATCGCCGCCCTCGCCCCTGAGCCCCTGAAGGCGGTCGTCACCGTCTGCTCGGCCGACGACCGCTACGACAACGACGTCCACTACATGGGGGGCTCCGTCCTCGGCGTCGACATGCACGCCTGGGCCGCCACCATGCTGGCCTTCGTCTGCCGCCCTCCGGACCCCGCGGACGTCGGCGACGACTGGAGGGACATGTGGCTGGGGCGGCTGGAGGCCGTGGAGCCGTTCATCCACACCTGGCTGGCTCATCAGACCCGTGACGACTACTGGAAGCACGGCAGCGTCTGCGAGGACTACGGCGCCGTCGAGGCGAGCGTGCTGGCGGTGGGCGGCTGGCACGACCCCTACCGCGACACCGTCCTGCGGCTCGTCGAACACCTGGACCCCGGCAAGGTGCGCGGGCTCATCGGCCCCTGGTCGCACCAGTACCCGGACCGCGGGCTGCCCCCCGGCCCCGCGATCGGCTTCCTGCAGGAGACGCTGCGCTGGTGGGACCAGCACCTCAAGGACAAGGACACCGGGGTGATGAACGAGCCCCTCCTGCGGTCCTGGATCAGCGGTTCGCACCGTCCGGCCACGGCGTACGAGACGCTGCCCGGGCGCTGGGTCGGTGACGCGACCTGGCCGTCGGCGAACGTCGCCACCGTCGCGTACGCCCTCCAGGGCGGCCCGCAGACCGTCCGCTCGCCGCAGCGGACCGGGCTGGACGCCGGCCGCTTCGTCCCGTTCGGCAACGAGGCCGACCTGCCGCCGGACCAGCGCGACGAGGACGCCAAGTCGGTGTGCTTCGAGTTCCCGGTCGAGGAGGCGCCGATCGAGATCCTCGGCAGGCCCCGGGTGAGGCTCCGCATCCGTATGGACGTGCCGCGCGGCCAGGCCGTCGCCCGGCTCTGCGACGTGTCCCCCGACGGCGCGTCGACCCTGGTGACCTGCGGGGTCCTCAATCTCTCGGCCCGCCACGGGCGCGAGCGGTGCGACGACTGGCCGGCCGGGGAGACCGAGGACGTGACCTTCGAACTCAACGGCATCGGGCACACCTTTCCGCCCGGCCACCGGATCAGGCTGGCCGTCTCGTCGGCGTACTGGCCGTGGATCTGGCCGCAGGCGGGTTCGGACGGCTTCACGCTCGAGGCGGACGGGAGCCTCGTCGAACTCCCGGTGCGCCGGCACACCGAGGACCCGGCCATCACCTTCGGCGAACCGGAGCAGTCACAACCGCTCAACGTCGTCTTCCCGGTCACGCTCGACGAACAGCGCCCCGAGCGCCTGGTGGTCCGGGACGTCGCCAAGGGCGAGTGGCGCCTGGAGGTCGATCCCCGCTACGGCGGCACGCGTGTCCACCCGGACGGGTTGGAGTACACCGAGGACGCGGTGGAGACGTACACGATCCAGGAGGACGACCCGCTGTCGGCCCGGGCCCGTTCGGACTGGACGATCCGGCTGCACCGGCCGGAGATGTCCTGGGACGTGCGCATCGAGACCCGGTCGGAGACCGGTGCCGACGGGAACGACTTCATCACGTCCGACGAGGTCGTCTGCAAGGACGGCGACGAGATCGTCTTCCACCGGACCTGGGAGAAGCGGATCCCGCGCACGGCGGGGTGA
- a CDS encoding ferredoxin family protein → MPLAPQRADVPVTIDESKCIDGCTLCVDMCPLDSLAIDPASGKAYMHVDECWYCGPCAARCPTDAVTVNMPYLLR, encoded by the coding sequence ATGCCTCTGGCGCCCCAGCGGGCCGACGTGCCCGTGACCATCGACGAGTCCAAGTGCATCGACGGCTGCACCCTCTGCGTCGACATGTGCCCGCTCGACTCCCTGGCCATCGACCCGGCCAGCGGCAAGGCGTACATGCACGTCGACGAGTGCTGGTACTGCGGCCCGTGCGCGGCCCGGTGTCCCACCGACGCGGTCACGGTCAACATGCCCTATCTCCTGCGGTGA
- a CDS encoding ABC transporter substrate-binding protein → MRRTASRTAGALLASALLVPLTAGCGGGASAGDGDTVTVTVGYQSRTINTVTAGTLLRSLGYFEDELRARGEREGVTYEVKWQDYATGAPITAQMTAGKIDIGSMGDFPLLINAARGKQLNRPTKLVSVTGYNLRGGLNTVVTGPDSALGSLEDLRGKKVSTSVGSAADGTLVRALRQAGIDPEKDIRKLNQQPAVGASALQAGSADALSQFVAWPGLLAFQGRAKALYDGAELNLPTFHGVTVVEDFAKERPAVLEDFLRAQGRATDYLHEHPVAASESVAKATGLPAEVVHLYNGAQGIATFDPTVKPALVAALKKDVPVLRSAKLVGDVDVDSFVDETYLKRVYGSAYAKARAAGPPVARGGEVWLKGEDTTSAFATAAEVLRYTAGHGGRVRAAYVPDASTGTLWFADRAVWVSDGTELRPYVTGSAARADIAAHPGARVVPYATALDLARAS, encoded by the coding sequence ATGCGACGCACGGCAAGCCGTACTGCCGGGGCCCTGCTGGCCTCCGCTCTCCTCGTCCCGCTCACGGCGGGCTGCGGCGGCGGGGCGAGCGCGGGTGACGGTGACACGGTCACGGTGACCGTCGGCTACCAGTCCAGGACCATCAACACCGTCACGGCGGGCACCCTGCTGCGCTCGCTCGGCTACTTCGAGGACGAACTGCGCGCCCGCGGTGAGCGGGAGGGCGTCACGTACGAGGTGAAGTGGCAGGACTACGCGACCGGCGCGCCGATCACCGCCCAGATGACCGCGGGGAAGATCGACATCGGTTCGATGGGCGACTTCCCGCTGCTGATCAACGCGGCCCGCGGCAAGCAGCTGAACCGTCCGACGAAGCTGGTGTCGGTCACCGGCTACAACCTGCGCGGCGGCCTGAACACCGTGGTGACCGGGCCCGACTCGGCTCTCGGTTCCTTGGAGGACCTGCGTGGCAAGAAGGTCTCCACGAGCGTCGGTTCGGCCGCCGACGGAACACTCGTCCGCGCGCTCCGGCAGGCCGGAATCGATCCGGAGAAGGACATCCGCAAGCTCAACCAGCAGCCCGCGGTGGGGGCGTCGGCACTCCAGGCGGGCAGCGCCGACGCCCTGTCGCAGTTCGTGGCGTGGCCCGGCCTGCTGGCCTTCCAGGGCCGGGCGAAGGCCCTCTACGACGGCGCGGAGCTGAATCTCCCGACCTTCCACGGGGTCACCGTCGTCGAGGACTTCGCCAAGGAGCGGCCCGCCGTGCTGGAGGACTTCCTCCGGGCGCAGGGCCGGGCCACCGACTACCTGCACGAGCACCCGGTGGCGGCCTCCGAGTCGGTGGCGAAGGCGACGGGCCTCCCGGCCGAGGTCGTCCACCTGTACAACGGCGCCCAGGGCATCGCCACCTTCGACCCGACGGTGAAGCCCGCGCTGGTGGCCGCGCTGAAGAAGGACGTCCCGGTCCTGCGTTCGGCGAAGCTGGTCGGGGACGTGGACGTCGACTCCTTCGTCGACGAGACCTACCTGAAGCGGGTGTACGGCTCCGCCTACGCGAAGGCGCGGGCTGCCGGTCCGCCCGTCGCACGCGGCGGCGAGGTCTGGCTGAAGGGCGAGGACACCACGTCGGCGTTCGCCACTGCCGCCGAGGTCCTGCGGTACACCGCCGGACACGGGGGCCGGGTGCGCGCCGCGTACGTCCCCGACGCGAGCACCGGGACCCTGTGGTTCGCGGACCGGGCGGTCTGGGTGTCGGACGGGACGGAGCTCCGGCCGTACGTCACCGGCTCCGCGGCCCGCGCGGACATCGCCGCGCATCCCGGCGCCCGTGTCGTCCCGTACGCCACCGCGCTCGACCTGGCCCGCGCGTCATGA
- the fahA gene encoding fumarylacetoacetase, which yields MPEQSSPLDLAEGDPFGPHNLPYGVFSTPEHPHDRRVGVRIGGHVLDAGAAAHALGSPYARLLARPNLMPLLAAGRTAWRDVRRAITAWVTVPAHRPDVEPLLHPVDSVTLHLPYEVADYVDFYASEHHATNVGRIFRPDGAALTPNWKHLPIGYHGRAGTVVVSGTDVVRPSGQRKAPTDPAPVFGPSVKLDIEAEVGFVVGVPSEQGSPVALGDFREHVFGIGLLNDWSARDIQAWEYVPLGPFLGKSFATSVSAWVTPLEALDAARTAPPARDLDLLPYLDDTDEEEPGGFDIRISVAINGRTVSEPPFASMYWTAAQQLAQMTVNGASLRTGDLYGSGTVSGAEPGQRGSLLELTWNGRDPLDLPEGRRTFLEDGDTVTLTAWAPGPHGTRVGLGEVTGRIVPAT from the coding sequence ATGCCCGAGCAGAGCAGCCCGCTCGATCTGGCCGAGGGCGACCCCTTCGGTCCGCACAACCTTCCGTACGGCGTGTTCTCCACCCCCGAACACCCGCACGACCGCAGGGTCGGTGTCCGCATCGGCGGGCATGTGCTGGACGCCGGAGCGGCCGCCCACGCGCTCGGTTCGCCGTACGCCCGGCTGCTGGCCCGGCCGAACCTGATGCCGCTCCTCGCGGCGGGGCGCACGGCGTGGCGGGACGTCCGGCGGGCGATCACGGCCTGGGTGACCGTGCCGGCCCACCGGCCGGACGTCGAGCCCCTGCTGCACCCCGTGGACTCGGTGACCCTGCACCTGCCGTACGAGGTCGCGGACTACGTCGACTTCTACGCCAGCGAGCACCACGCCACGAACGTCGGCAGGATCTTCCGCCCGGACGGCGCGGCACTCACCCCCAACTGGAAGCACCTCCCGATCGGTTACCACGGGCGGGCCGGCACGGTCGTCGTCTCGGGCACGGACGTGGTGCGCCCCTCCGGGCAGCGCAAGGCGCCCACCGACCCGGCCCCGGTCTTCGGCCCCTCGGTGAAGCTGGACATCGAGGCCGAGGTCGGCTTCGTCGTCGGTGTGCCCTCCGAGCAGGGCTCCCCCGTCGCGCTCGGCGACTTCCGTGAGCACGTCTTCGGGATCGGCCTGCTCAACGACTGGTCGGCCCGGGACATCCAGGCCTGGGAGTACGTCCCGCTCGGGCCGTTCCTGGGCAAGTCCTTCGCCACCTCCGTCTCCGCGTGGGTGACCCCGCTGGAGGCCCTGGACGCGGCCCGCACGGCACCGCCCGCCCGCGACCTCGACCTGCTGCCCTACCTCGACGACACGGACGAGGAGGAGCCCGGCGGCTTCGACATCCGGATCTCCGTCGCGATCAACGGCCGGACGGTTTCCGAGCCGCCGTTCGCCTCCATGTACTGGACGGCCGCCCAGCAGCTGGCCCAGATGACGGTGAACGGCGCCTCGCTGCGGACCGGTGACCTGTACGGCTCCGGCACGGTCAGCGGCGCGGAGCCCGGACAGCGCGGCTCCCTTCTCGAACTGACGTGGAACGGCCGCGACCCGCTGGACCTGCCCGAGGGCAGGCGGACGTTCCTGGAGGACGGCGACACGGTCACCCTGACCGCCTGGGCGCCCGGACCGCACGGCACGCGGGTCGGGCTCGGCGAGGTCACCGGACGGATCGTGCCGGCAACGTGA
- a CDS encoding sigma-E factor regulatory protein RseB domain-containing protein, with product MASNDSAETTGEATGTVVGRRKAARYMVPVAVAGVAAVTIGLVPALADSGDPDLPKITAQELVEKIAASDEEQLSGTVKISTDLGIPSLGGLAGSFAPGGQGSDSTSSAAPDAKLMELASGTHTLRVAADGPDRQRLSILGEGSEYSVVHNGDDVWAYDSESNEVYHARSEETGGKAGKHTAPKGVPTTPKELAEEALAAADDTTSVTVDGTAQVAGRDAYQLLIKPKQSGSTIGSVRVAVDASTGVPLKFTLSPSSGGKAAIDAGFTKVDFAKPDASSFSFTPPKGAEVTEADELKAEAGKKGATDKAQQDLGALEDFKGVNVIGEGWNAVAEIELPGGAGLPADGSGDMPAQAQQFLDALGDKVTGDFGSGTVFRTRLVNALMTDDGKVYVGAVTKDALVKAADTAE from the coding sequence ATGGCATCGAACGACAGCGCGGAGACGACCGGCGAGGCCACGGGCACTGTCGTGGGCCGCCGGAAGGCGGCACGTTACATGGTCCCCGTCGCGGTGGCGGGGGTGGCGGCGGTGACGATCGGACTCGTCCCGGCGCTGGCGGACTCCGGCGACCCGGACCTGCCGAAGATCACGGCGCAGGAACTCGTCGAGAAGATCGCCGCTTCGGACGAGGAGCAGCTGTCCGGCACGGTCAAGATCAGCACGGACCTCGGTATCCCCTCCCTCGGCGGGCTCGCGGGCTCCTTCGCGCCGGGAGGCCAGGGGAGCGACAGCACGTCGAGCGCCGCCCCCGACGCGAAGCTGATGGAGCTGGCGTCCGGCACGCACACGCTGCGGGTGGCGGCCGACGGCCCCGACCGGCAGCGCCTGTCGATCCTCGGCGAGGGCTCCGAGTACAGCGTCGTCCACAACGGGGACGACGTCTGGGCGTACGACAGCGAGAGCAACGAGGTCTACCACGCGCGGTCCGAGGAGACCGGCGGGAAGGCCGGGAAGCACACGGCGCCCAAGGGGGTGCCGACCACTCCCAAGGAGCTGGCCGAGGAAGCCCTCGCGGCGGCCGACGACACCACGTCGGTCACGGTCGACGGCACGGCGCAGGTGGCGGGACGTGACGCGTACCAGCTGCTGATCAAGCCGAAGCAGTCCGGTTCGACGATCGGATCCGTCCGGGTCGCGGTCGACGCCTCGACCGGCGTACCCCTGAAGTTCACCCTGTCCCCGAGCAGCGGTGGCAAGGCCGCGATCGACGCCGGTTTCACGAAGGTCGACTTCGCGAAGCCCGACGCGTCCTCCTTCTCCTTCACCCCGCCCAAGGGGGCCGAGGTCACCGAGGCCGACGAGCTGAAGGCCGAGGCCGGCAAGAAGGGTGCGACGGACAAGGCGCAGCAGGACCTCGGCGCCCTGGAGGACTTCAAGGGCGTCAACGTCATCGGCGAAGGCTGGAACGCGGTCGCCGAGATCGAGCTCCCGGGCGGCGCGGGCCTCCCGGCCGACGGTTCCGGGGACATGCCCGCCCAGGCGCAGCAGTTCCTGGACGCGCTCGGCGACAAGGTCACCGGCGACTTCGGCTCCGGCACGGTCTTCAGGACGCGCCTGGTCAACGCGCTGATGACGGACGACGGCAAGGTGTACGTCGGCGCGGTCACCAAGGACGCGCTGGTGAAGGCGGCCGACACCGCCGAGTAG